In the genome of uncultured Sphaerochaeta sp., the window AGACAAGGATTTGACGGTGGCCATCATGGGTTGCCAGGTGAATGGTCCTGGTGAAGCAAAATCCGCTGACTTGGCCATAACCGGGATTGGGAACAGCATCTTTTTGTATGAGAAAGGAAAGCTCGTACGGAAAGTCGAGAAACATGAAGCAAAACAAGCATTATTGGAAGCGATAGAGCATGCAGAATAAATTGATCATCAGGGGGGCGAGGGAACACAATCTGAAGAACCTCGACCTTGAATTGACCAAAGACCAGTTGATTGTGATCAGCGGTTTGTCAGGAAGCGGAAAAAGCAGTCTTGCTTTCGATACCATCTTTGCCGAAGGACAACGAAGGTATGTGGAAAGCCTGTCCAGTTATGCACGTATGTTCCTCGACAAAATGGACAAGCCGGACGTCGACTATATGGAAGGACTGAGTCCTGCCATCGCCATTGAGCAGAAGTCGACCCACAGAAATCCCCGTTCCACTGTCGGTACGGTGACGGAAATCTATGACTACTTTCGCTTGCTCTGGGCACGTGTGGGTGCCCCGCATTGCCATGTCTGCCACCGTCCCATCAGCGAGATGAGCGTTGACCAGATCATAGACGCCATTTTCAAGGCCAGTGAAGGGACACGTATCATTGTCAGCGCCCCGGTGGCCATCGGCAAGAAAGGGGAGTTCAAGAAGGTTTTTGAAGATGCAAAGGTGTCAGGCTTTCAGCGTGTCAAAGTGGATGGTCAGATGTTCAACCTTGACGAGCCGATTTCTCTGGACAAGCAGGTAAAACACTCCATTGATGTTGTTGTCGACCGCCTGATCCTCAAGGATGACATCAGGGCAAGACTGGCATCCAGCATCGAAACGTGCAATGAGATGACCCAGGGCTTGGTGAAAATCACGTTTCTTTCTGAGGAAGGTGAGGAACACGAGGAAGTGTTCAGTGAACGCAACAGCTGTCCCCATTGCGGGATATCCTTGCCGGATCTTGAGCCTAGGTTGTTCAGCTTCAACAACCCCTACGGAGCCTGTCCGGAGTGCAATGGGCTTGGGGTCAAGACAGAGTTCGACCCTGACCTCGTCATTCTCGACTACTCCAAGAGCTTCAACCAGGGAGCCATCGCAACGATGAATCCTGATGCCCAATGGGCACGCTCCCAGTTCAAGGCATTGGCAAAGCATCTGAACTTCACCCTTGACACTCCGTTCTCTGAGCTTTCCGCCCAGACAATCCAAGCCATTCTCTACGGATCGGATGACAAGGTCTTCGTTGAGTATACCAGGGAGAAATCCCAACAGACATATCGTGTGGAGAAGCCCTTCCCGGGAATCATTCCCGATCTGCAGCGCAGGTATTACGAAACCAACAGTATGCAGATCAAGATGTGGATGAACGGTTTCCAGACCTCCAAGACCTGCCCGGTCTGCCATGGCGATAGATTGAGGGCAGAAGCACTTGCTGTGACGATCAATGACCTGAACATCATGCAGGCCACCAGACTCTCCGTGAAATTGGCAAATGAGTTCTTTGCCAAGCTTGTCCTGACGGAAAATCAGATGACCATCTCCTACCAGGTGCTGAAAGAGATCCGCAGCAGGCTCTCTTTCTTGCGTGATGTCGGCTTGAACTATCTTACCATTGACCGCAGCAGTGCAACACTCAGTGGGGGAGAAGCGCAGCGTATCCGTCTTGCCACCCAGATCGGGAGCGCTCTCAGCGGAGTTCTCTATGTGTTGGATGAGCCCTCCATCGGCCTGCACCAACGGGACAACCAGAAGCTCATCGATACCCTCAAGCACCTGCGCGATCTTGGCAATACGGTGCTCGTGGTTGAGCATGACGAGGCAACGATCAGGGAGGCTGACTATCTTATTGACCTTGGTCCAGGGGCGGGCGTGCATGGTGGGTATATCACGGCACAAGGGACACCAGAGGAGGTTGCCGCCAATACGGAGAGTATCACAGGCCAGTATCTTGCCGGTACGATCTCCATGCAGATTCCCTCCCGAAGAAGGGAAGGGAATGGCAACGTGCTGCGAATCGAAGGAGCTAACAAGAACAATCTCAAACATGTCGATGTTGACATCCCATTGGGAAAACTCATTGTGCTTTCCGGAGTGTCCGGCAGCGGCAAGAGTTCTCTCCTCAATGAGGTTTTGCTCCCTGCGGTTCGCAGACAGCTTGCACGCAAGAGTCCCAACTACGAAGGATACTCTTCCATTACGGGTGTGGAACACTTGGACAAAGTCATCAATATCGACCAAAGCCCGATCGGAAGAACTCCCCGAAGCAACCCAGCCACCTATGTTGGGGTGTTTACTGCAATTCGTGAGTTGTTTGCTTCGCTTCCCGACAGCAAGGCACGCGGCTACAAGAGCGGGCGTTTCTCCTTCAATGTCCCTGGTGGCCGTTGCGAGAACTGCCAAGGCGATGGAAATCTGAAGATCGAGATGAATTTCCTTCCTGATGTGTACGTTACGTGCGACGTATGCCATGGAAAGCGTTTCAACAAGGAGACCCTTTCTGTCCGGTACAAGGGAAAGAACATCCATGAGGTGTTGGAGATGACCATGGAAGAGGCTTCCCAATTCTTCAGCGCCATTCCCAGGATCAAGCGAAAGATAGACACCCTGATCTCTGTCGGTTTGGAGTACATCAAGCTTGGCCAGAGTGCCCTTACGCTCAGCGGTGGGGAAGCCCAGCGAGTGAAACTCGGCCTGGAGCTCTCCAAATACGGGACCGGCAAAACCCTGTATGTGCTGGATGAACCTACCACCGGCCTGCACTTCGCAGATGTGAAGAAGCTGATGGAAGTGCTCAACCGCCTGGTGGATGCCGGCAATACGGT includes:
- the uvrA gene encoding excinuclease ABC subunit UvrA encodes the protein MQNKLIIRGAREHNLKNLDLELTKDQLIVISGLSGSGKSSLAFDTIFAEGQRRYVESLSSYARMFLDKMDKPDVDYMEGLSPAIAIEQKSTHRNPRSTVGTVTEIYDYFRLLWARVGAPHCHVCHRPISEMSVDQIIDAIFKASEGTRIIVSAPVAIGKKGEFKKVFEDAKVSGFQRVKVDGQMFNLDEPISLDKQVKHSIDVVVDRLILKDDIRARLASSIETCNEMTQGLVKITFLSEEGEEHEEVFSERNSCPHCGISLPDLEPRLFSFNNPYGACPECNGLGVKTEFDPDLVILDYSKSFNQGAIATMNPDAQWARSQFKALAKHLNFTLDTPFSELSAQTIQAILYGSDDKVFVEYTREKSQQTYRVEKPFPGIIPDLQRRYYETNSMQIKMWMNGFQTSKTCPVCHGDRLRAEALAVTINDLNIMQATRLSVKLANEFFAKLVLTENQMTISYQVLKEIRSRLSFLRDVGLNYLTIDRSSATLSGGEAQRIRLATQIGSALSGVLYVLDEPSIGLHQRDNQKLIDTLKHLRDLGNTVLVVEHDEATIREADYLIDLGPGAGVHGGYITAQGTPEEVAANTESITGQYLAGTISMQIPSRRREGNGNVLRIEGANKNNLKHVDVDIPLGKLIVLSGVSGSGKSSLLNEVLLPAVRRQLARKSPNYEGYSSITGVEHLDKVINIDQSPIGRTPRSNPATYVGVFTAIRELFASLPDSKARGYKSGRFSFNVPGGRCENCQGDGNLKIEMNFLPDVYVTCDVCHGKRFNKETLSVRYKGKNIHEVLEMTMEEASQFFSAIPRIKRKIDTLISVGLEYIKLGQSALTLSGGEAQRVKLGLELSKYGTGKTLYVLDEPTTGLHFADVKKLMEVLNRLVDAGNTVILIEHNLDVIMQADHLIDLGPEGGDGGGMVVGFGTPEHLALCKESHTGYYLAQMFHEKG